In Halorientalis litorea, one DNA window encodes the following:
- a CDS encoding MBL fold metallo-hydrolase, translating to MSEAVQESDDEGSQNEYIPRVGGEIDLDISVDSESPFVVIPRGGAKEIGRSCYQVETRNGTYLVDVGLNQGDGGLFPDLRGLDEGQIDAVFLTHAHIDHVGSLPLLESYGFLSDQAPVITTRPTAALADTLLRDSLKLHRRATQKPGREQQYSKTDLRKVIDRFRPCGYQAADLSDHVAHIEDTETLHFEFGNAAHLLGSAWLALTVDGSRVVFSGDIGGRSNHLPEIDEPPQADALFLESTYGDTHSHTSATDTRTDIYNEAIDAATDGKPVLIPCFGVGRSQELLYMFKNRVHTLPEEDRKQLNVVYDGMAQSATGTYNEHCRSEFAAESIRNYIVNSGDQQPFLFDQASAARRMPMSREELLEADETPIIIAPSGMLSGGFSPTYLLEFCQRYDDARVILCGYQAEGTPGRQLEDAIEEDLERVGVTLPSNGLNGGIPDEGEGTRVKVPVSWISRYHGLSAHAARNTLLQFARQVSPSQVYLIHGEQEQQEKMAQHLRDNLDSVSKIQLTGMMHPVSVSPDLPEEEIVGDRPAKRILDERGADIEVGDSAQFGSDAVHGTLSEFSDQIEALELALRTLSGQLAVERHDSGFSEEDIRQIVRDEMDEIVREAVEENQSN from the coding sequence ATGAGTGAAGCAGTTCAAGAATCTGATGACGAGGGGTCGCAAAATGAGTACATCCCACGAGTCGGTGGGGAGATTGATCTCGATATTTCGGTTGACAGCGAATCCCCGTTCGTGGTTATCCCTCGTGGGGGAGCAAAGGAGATCGGCCGGAGTTGCTATCAGGTTGAGACGCGTAATGGAACGTATCTCGTCGACGTCGGACTGAATCAAGGTGACGGGGGATTATTCCCTGATCTAAGGGGACTCGATGAGGGACAGATAGACGCGGTTTTTCTCACCCACGCTCATATCGACCACGTCGGCTCGCTCCCCCTGTTGGAGAGCTACGGCTTTCTCTCTGATCAGGCACCAGTGATTACAACGAGACCAACAGCTGCGCTTGCAGACACATTACTTCGAGATTCACTGAAGCTTCACCGACGAGCGACGCAAAAACCAGGGAGAGAACAACAGTACTCGAAAACAGACCTGAGGAAAGTTATCGACCGATTCCGACCCTGTGGATACCAGGCGGCAGACCTGAGTGATCACGTCGCACATATCGAAGATACGGAAACCCTCCACTTCGAATTCGGAAATGCAGCCCACCTACTGGGCAGTGCTTGGTTAGCGCTAACAGTAGACGGTTCACGGGTTGTCTTCTCAGGAGACATTGGCGGCCGGTCGAATCATCTCCCCGAAATTGATGAACCTCCACAGGCAGACGCCCTCTTCCTTGAATCGACGTATGGGGACACCCATTCGCATACTAGTGCCACTGACACCCGAACGGACATCTACAACGAAGCCATCGACGCAGCTACCGATGGGAAGCCAGTACTCATCCCCTGTTTCGGGGTTGGGCGATCCCAAGAGCTGCTCTATATGTTCAAAAACCGGGTTCACACGCTTCCTGAAGAGGACCGAAAGCAGCTCAACGTAGTCTATGATGGCATGGCGCAAAGCGCCACTGGCACGTATAACGAGCACTGTAGAAGCGAGTTCGCAGCCGAATCGATCCGAAACTACATAGTAAATTCAGGTGACCAACAACCATTCCTCTTCGATCAGGCATCGGCCGCTAGACGAATGCCGATGTCTCGCGAGGAATTGCTCGAAGCTGATGAGACACCGATCATTATTGCTCCATCTGGAATGCTCTCGGGTGGGTTCTCACCGACCTACTTACTTGAATTCTGCCAGCGGTACGATGATGCACGCGTAATTCTCTGTGGGTATCAAGCCGAGGGGACACCTGGTCGTCAATTGGAGGACGCTATTGAGGAAGATCTCGAGAGAGTTGGTGTCACTCTTCCCTCGAACGGACTTAACGGAGGGATACCAGATGAGGGCGAGGGAACCCGCGTGAAGGTGCCCGTAAGCTGGATAAGTCGATATCACGGCCTCTCAGCTCACGCAGCGCGAAATACGTTGCTTCAATTCGCTCGCCAAGTCTCACCGTCCCAAGTGTACCTTATTCACGGTGAACAGGAGCAACAAGAGAAGATGGCGCAGCACCTGAGAGATAATCTAGACTCGGTTTCCAAGATCCAGTTGACGGGAATGATGCATCCGGTATCTGTGTCGCCGGATCTTCCCGAAGAAGAGATCGTTGGTGACAGGCCTGCGAAACGAATACTAGACGAGCGTGGTGCTGACATTGAGGTTGGCGATAGTGCCCAATTCGGGTCAGATGCAGTCCACGGGACGTTATCCGAGTTCAGTGATCAAATCGAAGCTCTTGAATTAGCTTTGCGCACGTTGAGTGGTCAGCTCGCCGTTGAACGACATGATAGTGGATTTTCGGAAGAAGATATACGCCAAATTGTCCGAGATGAGATGGATGAGATTGTCCGTGAAGCAGTTGAAGAGAATCAATCCAACTGA
- a CDS encoding response regulator, whose translation MTHSSTVLIVEDEENLADLFGIWLQEQFEVHVAYSGEDALEIFAEEPIDIVLLDRRMPGLSGTEVLQSIREGGDAQQVIMVTAVQPTEDLASIDVDDYLLKPIDRTKLLRAVEAAELILTYEDSLTELLSLTARKATLEANLDKTELEKDDRYGDLLQRIRELEEEADTTLQRLETDYQIDMLVRDQRIGSQPVEQF comes from the coding sequence ATGACCCATTCCAGTACCGTTCTGATCGTCGAAGACGAAGAGAATCTCGCTGACTTGTTTGGCATTTGGCTACAGGAGCAGTTCGAGGTTCATGTGGCCTATTCCGGGGAAGATGCACTGGAAATCTTCGCTGAGGAACCGATTGATATTGTCCTTTTAGATCGTCGAATGCCGGGCCTCTCTGGCACGGAGGTGCTACAATCAATTCGTGAAGGCGGCGATGCCCAGCAGGTGATCATGGTAACAGCTGTTCAGCCAACGGAAGACCTAGCGTCCATCGATGTGGATGACTATCTTCTCAAACCAATCGACCGGACAAAGCTTCTTCGAGCTGTGGAAGCTGCAGAGCTGATTCTAACATACGAAGATTCACTCACAGAGCTTCTCTCACTCACCGCGAGGAAAGCCACGTTAGAAGCGAACCTTGACAAAACAGAGCTGGAAAAGGACGATCGATACGGCGATCTCCTCCAGAGAATACGGGAGTTGGAGGAGGAAGCTGATACGACACTTCAGCGTCTCGAAACAGATTATCAGATCGATATGCTGGTCAGAGACCAGCGTATCGGATCCCAACCTGTAGAGCAGTTCTGA
- a CDS encoding HalOD1 output domain-containing protein, whose protein sequence is MAESSPHRESRPKGWSTDSLIIREFDRPVCVSEAVIETLMEAVEDWPDLNRSPPVFEFVDADKLDGLFKTRAVDETSHMPSVEFLFQHALVTVLYGSTVRVIVERDA, encoded by the coding sequence ATGGCCGAAAGCTCTCCGCACCGAGAGTCCAGACCCAAAGGATGGAGTACGGATTCGCTCATTATACGGGAATTTGACAGGCCCGTTTGTGTCTCGGAGGCGGTCATTGAGACACTTATGGAAGCTGTCGAAGACTGGCCGGACCTCAATAGATCTCCTCCGGTGTTCGAATTCGTGGATGCAGACAAGTTAGATGGCCTGTTCAAAACGCGTGCAGTCGACGAGACCAGCCATATGCCCTCTGTGGAGTTTCTCTTTCAGCACGCCCTTGTGACGGTTCTGTATGGGTCAACAGTGCGTGTCATCGTCGAACGAGATGCGTGA
- a CDS encoding DUF5658 family protein — protein MVRGAVASTNCAPSSSIEVLAENKYPLLIGLVFVRAIDASLTYYGLSIGLREANPIVVLIVETLGIIPGLFFLSSVSLVLLFFLGEYLLPWVAQSRHNIDLWSNVAYLSALVVWSAVSLHNMVLIWI, from the coding sequence ATGGTGCGAGGAGCCGTGGCATCCACTAATTGTGCTCCCAGCAGCAGTATCGAAGTACTCGCAGAAAATAAATATCCGCTGCTCATCGGATTGGTCTTCGTACGAGCTATAGATGCGAGTCTCACGTACTATGGGCTAAGCATCGGACTGCGAGAAGCCAATCCGATTGTCGTACTTATTGTTGAGACTCTCGGAATCATCCCCGGCCTATTCTTTCTCTCGTCGGTGTCACTAGTGTTATTATTCTTTCTTGGTGAATACCTGCTTCCCTGGGTCGCACAATCGAGACATAATATCGATCTGTGGAGCAATGTAGCATACCTTTCAGCTTTGGTCGTATGGAGCGCTGTGTCGCTTCATAATATGGTACTCATTTGGATATGA
- a CDS encoding PAS domain S-box protein: MSDGDAYTEHTPAGLLELSSELNQAGSIEDVSVVAVRMLDLNFDAPLSAIWEYDEEGNELRPIAESTEAQEVIGDAPILPLDSLAGRVYRQNRPEVFDDVHEADGTYNSDTPIRSEILVPISDFGVLSVGATEVDAFTQKDAELAKLVASNLEPAISQIRYLEELQAERDWTHTLFEGSNDAIFISDSDANFVQVNQAACQLTGYAREELLSMRIPDLHEEVDLHAYQDYHDQILAGEPATTEAKLLRSDDSKIDVEFSNRRIERDGAAYMHTVARDVTEQRERRRRLESFKSAIENASDGIAILENEEYTYVDQTHAEMYGFEDQDELLGQTWRDLYTDAVEIERIEDEALSALRSDGEWRGTVTASPEGKGEFPTELSLTRLEDDRIVCVVRDVSEKRRRQAELRENERRFESVFEDPEMLVGLLETTGEVIDVNETALEYVSHAKDEMLGEPIWEGEWWSHSQTLQDDLKDWIDRAASGEYVSFQSEYPTPDGEIRFFTGTIRPVIGESGVESLVISSRDITPREQRRRELETFQQAVEDAKDGFAILEDGEYTYIDETHVNMYGFDDTDQLIGNSWRMLYDEDEVERLESEAFPVLESEGHWRGKVTGSQPDGTTFPAEISLTIIDDGPLVCTVRDETERQQRERELELKEQAIDSSNVGVMITDPQREGNPIEYVNEGFTDITGYEEDDALGRNPRFLQGPETDPDEISKLREAIAAGEPVTVELKNYRKDGSEYWNRLSVTPVTDVDGTLSKFIGIQQDVTGRRQRTRSLAEQNRKLELVLSGTDTGIAEWSLETDQISFDDTLVDLLGHDPDNYEEFVQIVAPEDRDRVRESLERVGETNDLSADFKVIDANEQTRWIHTDAVLIPDDETGERLVAIATDITEQKRRIRQIQQERKRFQILSESLEEYAFVLLDDDGQIDSWNDGAADIFEYDEEAAIGMPAAELHPEQDQKRGIADRLLKQASLAGESTHEGQRVRQDGSSFPAEVSYVPLQTEDGVFLGYGMVIRDLTNQRQQRRRTERFVEESVDVVSILDRDGCFTYLSGSAERVLGYDPTQLNQESVFDIIHPEDRERVMEAFFAAVEDSDSSVQLEFQAMDADEEWITVEARGRNLFHDEAIGGFLLYMRDISNIRKQTKKFESVFNQTFQLTGLLTQSGEILELNDPLTEFGGTGVEESRGTPLWECPLFAHSSEVQTQIRQAVTEASSGSFVRFNVEAEGVDGLASFDFSVKPISSQRGELSFLVFEARDVTAQEQRRRHVQVLHRIMRHNIRNDLTKLRGYVDLLASDTETDTREQRAATIRDILDKWERMANKTQELQNILTSESALASHQSAQQIAEDIQAKKEDEHANANITITADHDIESQIPSDLEKAISELVENAITANDTEHPSVQISVSQPDERWVEVCVSDTGPGLPEMEKNLLETGEETPLSHGQGLGLWMVRALVTRAGGSISVDTSGDGSEIRLEVPTQPAREDSQKPGIVS, from the coding sequence ATGAGCGATGGAGACGCGTACACGGAACATACCCCCGCAGGACTTCTCGAGTTGTCTTCGGAACTGAATCAAGCTGGTTCTATCGAGGACGTCTCTGTCGTTGCGGTCCGAATGTTGGATCTCAATTTTGATGCGCCTCTTTCGGCGATCTGGGAATACGATGAGGAGGGAAACGAACTCCGCCCAATCGCCGAATCAACTGAGGCACAAGAGGTGATCGGCGATGCACCTATCCTTCCACTTGATTCTCTCGCCGGGCGTGTGTACAGACAGAATCGTCCGGAAGTGTTCGACGATGTCCACGAGGCCGACGGCACGTATAATTCAGACACCCCGATTCGGAGCGAAATTCTTGTGCCAATTTCAGATTTCGGCGTCTTGAGTGTCGGAGCTACTGAAGTGGATGCCTTTACTCAGAAAGATGCAGAACTGGCGAAACTCGTCGCCTCGAATCTCGAACCTGCAATTTCACAAATCCGATACCTCGAGGAGTTACAGGCTGAGCGTGATTGGACACACACGTTGTTTGAAGGTTCCAACGATGCCATTTTCATTAGTGATTCAGATGCGAATTTCGTCCAAGTGAATCAGGCTGCTTGCCAGTTAACTGGCTATGCGCGAGAGGAACTCCTCTCGATGCGTATTCCCGATCTTCACGAAGAGGTCGACTTACATGCCTATCAGGATTACCACGACCAAATTTTAGCCGGCGAACCAGCAACCACTGAAGCGAAACTACTTCGGAGCGACGACAGTAAAATCGATGTCGAGTTCTCGAACCGTCGGATCGAGCGCGATGGGGCGGCCTATATGCATACCGTTGCGAGAGATGTGACGGAACAGCGGGAACGCCGGCGTCGCCTCGAGTCGTTTAAGTCGGCTATCGAGAACGCGAGTGATGGGATTGCTATTCTGGAGAACGAGGAGTACACGTACGTTGATCAAACGCATGCCGAAATGTACGGGTTCGAGGACCAAGATGAGTTACTGGGGCAGACTTGGCGTGATTTGTATACTGATGCCGTTGAAATCGAGCGCATAGAGGATGAGGCGCTTTCAGCGCTCCGATCTGATGGTGAGTGGAGAGGCACTGTAACTGCCTCTCCAGAAGGCAAAGGAGAATTTCCGACCGAACTATCCCTGACACGCTTGGAAGACGATCGAATCGTCTGTGTTGTCCGTGACGTGTCTGAAAAACGTCGGCGTCAAGCGGAACTTCGGGAGAATGAGCGGCGTTTCGAGTCGGTGTTCGAAGATCCTGAGATGCTGGTCGGATTACTGGAAACCACTGGTGAAGTGATCGATGTGAATGAAACAGCCCTGGAGTACGTTTCGCACGCTAAAGATGAGATGTTGGGGGAACCGATTTGGGAGGGGGAGTGGTGGTCACACTCTCAGACTCTGCAGGACGATCTAAAAGACTGGATCGATCGAGCAGCGTCAGGTGAGTACGTCAGTTTCCAATCCGAATACCCAACACCGGATGGAGAGATTCGGTTCTTTACCGGGACCATCCGTCCCGTTATAGGGGAATCAGGAGTCGAATCGCTCGTTATTTCCAGTCGTGATATTACGCCCCGTGAGCAGCGCCGTCGCGAATTAGAGACGTTCCAACAGGCTGTCGAGGATGCGAAAGACGGCTTCGCCATTCTCGAAGATGGAGAGTACACCTACATCGACGAGACGCACGTGAATATGTATGGATTCGATGATACTGATCAACTCATCGGGAACTCCTGGCGGATGCTCTATGACGAAGATGAGGTAGAGCGTCTTGAGTCAGAAGCCTTCCCTGTTCTCGAGTCGGAGGGGCACTGGCGGGGCAAAGTAACCGGATCCCAACCGGACGGAACGACGTTCCCGGCAGAGATCTCTCTGACTATCATCGATGATGGTCCCCTCGTGTGTACTGTGCGCGATGAAACTGAAAGACAGCAACGGGAACGTGAACTCGAACTCAAGGAGCAAGCGATTGACTCCTCGAATGTTGGGGTCATGATCACCGACCCACAGCGAGAAGGCAACCCGATCGAGTACGTAAATGAAGGATTCACCGACATTACTGGCTACGAAGAGGACGACGCGTTGGGTCGTAATCCACGTTTCCTCCAGGGACCCGAGACAGACCCAGACGAAATATCGAAGCTCCGAGAGGCGATTGCGGCCGGTGAACCGGTGACAGTAGAATTGAAAAACTACCGAAAAGACGGGAGTGAATACTGGAATCGATTGTCTGTCACGCCAGTCACTGATGTAGATGGAACGCTTTCGAAGTTTATTGGCATACAGCAGGACGTAACAGGTCGGAGGCAACGGACTCGGAGCCTGGCAGAACAGAACCGGAAACTCGAATTGGTTCTTTCTGGAACGGACACTGGTATTGCAGAGTGGAGTCTTGAGACGGATCAGATATCATTCGACGACACGCTTGTCGATTTACTTGGCCATGATCCGGACAACTATGAAGAGTTCGTACAGATCGTCGCGCCGGAAGATCGGGACCGTGTTCGTGAGTCACTAGAACGAGTCGGCGAGACCAACGACTTGTCTGCGGATTTCAAAGTTATTGATGCCAACGAACAAACGCGATGGATACACACAGATGCTGTTCTGATACCCGATGACGAAACTGGAGAGAGACTTGTCGCGATTGCCACGGACATAACGGAGCAAAAACGACGGATTCGGCAGATTCAACAGGAGCGGAAGCGATTCCAGATCCTCTCGGAAAGTCTCGAGGAATACGCCTTTGTACTTCTCGATGACGATGGACAGATCGACAGCTGGAATGATGGAGCAGCCGACATCTTCGAATATGACGAAGAAGCTGCAATTGGTATGCCAGCAGCAGAGTTACACCCTGAACAGGATCAAAAACGTGGGATTGCTGATCGGTTATTAAAACAGGCATCACTCGCAGGAGAAAGTACTCACGAAGGACAGCGAGTCCGTCAGGATGGATCGTCGTTTCCTGCAGAAGTCTCATACGTCCCGCTTCAAACTGAAGATGGAGTGTTCCTGGGATACGGGATGGTCATCAGAGATCTTACTAACCAGCGTCAACAGCGGCGTAGAACAGAGCGGTTCGTTGAGGAATCAGTCGACGTCGTGTCTATCTTAGATCGCGACGGGTGTTTCACCTATCTTAGTGGCTCTGCTGAACGGGTTCTTGGATATGATCCAACTCAGCTAAATCAAGAGAGTGTCTTTGATATTATCCATCCTGAGGATCGGGAACGTGTAATGGAAGCGTTTTTCGCCGCCGTGGAGGATTCCGATTCAAGCGTTCAGCTAGAGTTCCAAGCAATGGATGCGGATGAGGAGTGGATTACTGTAGAGGCACGGGGACGGAATCTCTTTCACGATGAAGCAATTGGCGGGTTTTTGTTATATATGCGTGATATCAGTAATATAAGAAAACAGACGAAAAAATTCGAATCCGTATTCAATCAAACGTTCCAATTGACGGGACTGCTGACCCAGAGTGGTGAAATCCTCGAGCTAAACGACCCCCTCACGGAGTTCGGCGGCACAGGTGTCGAAGAGAGCAGAGGCACACCACTCTGGGAGTGTCCTCTGTTCGCGCATTCGTCTGAAGTGCAAACTCAAATCAGACAAGCAGTTACTGAAGCATCTTCGGGTTCATTCGTTCGGTTCAACGTGGAAGCAGAAGGCGTTGATGGACTCGCCAGCTTCGACTTCTCGGTCAAGCCGATCTCAAGCCAGCGCGGGGAGCTTAGCTTCTTGGTATTCGAGGCACGAGATGTTACAGCTCAGGAGCAGCGTCGGCGACACGTCCAGGTCTTACACCGGATTATGCGGCACAATATCCGAAATGATCTGACGAAACTGAGAGGGTATGTCGATCTGCTTGCGTCGGACACAGAGACAGACACTCGTGAACAGCGCGCTGCGACGATCCGAGACATTCTCGACAAGTGGGAAAGAATGGCAAACAAGACCCAAGAGCTCCAGAATATACTCACGAGCGAGAGCGCTCTCGCTTCCCACCAGAGTGCTCAGCAAATAGCTGAGGATATTCAAGCCAAAAAAGAAGACGAGCATGCTAATGCGAATATCACTATCACAGCCGACCACGATATAGAATCACAAATACCGAGTGACCTTGAGAAGGCGATTTCTGAGCTCGTTGAGAACGCCATCACAGCGAACGATACTGAGCATCCATCCGTACAGATCAGTGTCTCGCAACCCGATGAACGGTGGGTAGAGGTTTGTGTGTCCGATACTGGGCCTGGACTCCCGGAAATGGAGAAAAATCTCCTCGAAACTGGCGAAGAAACACCGCTAAGTCACGGTCAGGGGCTCGGATTGTGGATGGTGCGGGCACTGGTGACTCGTGCTGGGGGATCGATTTCAGTCGACACCTCGGGCGATGGGAGTGAGATCAGACTGGAAGTCCCCACCCAACCGGCTCGAGAGGACTCACAAAAACCGGGCATCGTGTCGTAA
- a CDS encoding response regulator produces the protein MTQNGNTKILVVEDDQSLAELYAEWLADRYVVETAYSGEEALEAFDATVDIVLLDRMMPGLSGGEVLTRLRQYESNCQVVIVSAVTPDFDIVKMGFDAYLEKPVEADDLEDVISQMLTRAEYNEDLQELFSLIERQSTLEAVMDADTLETSPKYQALTDQITELEDKVERYLQNLPDRDFRVAIERLQRTAAERREQQQYQSLTEDVLDTSQEGVIVIDRDGQVVWANETTEELLGVDRDDIQGSDYSRIASESYQEYPSGEQTLSDLVTHSLENMNSEVEAIVRIPETASKEQQWLEYWSGPIQTGLYAGGRIEHYHNITERYAYEQQLEDLHAVSRDLMTADSERSIGETVTTAAVGELGFEFAAIYTREEHTGRLVPLAHASTEDVIEIDLPTISEGDTPVWTAYVTRTEQLSPEDEDVTDTQSSQWLTEEFSSWRLYSLESEGVLLVGMTTTPEIPSRKNKLAKTLAANAASAFERTAQEAALRERDQRLNEQNERLTRLDRINTLIRSISATVISANTREELEQEVCNALAHLNLISGAWIGKKDINTNTIEVRAKTESLTYQNVGADDGPADDNTQRSNSTLPPAERAYRIEDSVVESDLMTARSETEWEQDALKNGTNSIVAVPLQSEASSLGVLEVHSKLPNAFAEEEVTALTELGQIIGHGISALRQKAALLSGGGTLLEIQFEDDTGLTTLVSDMETDLEVLNVVTESPHHLLFARVTGENVTPEAFEAAGFDPETVILSDSRNGIYCKVPVRNSSFCEKLTDQGVAINQITNASESNEIVVSVTVPFTVDVGEYLSSLREDYSDLTLLSKLDSERGETNTSLSARLDGALTARQEEVLQTALYAGYFNWPRDADSTSIAKTLDIAQSTFNQHLRAAESNLLTTLYQDSTEP, from the coding sequence ATGACCCAAAACGGAAACACAAAAATCCTGGTCGTCGAGGATGACCAGAGTTTGGCTGAGCTGTATGCAGAGTGGCTCGCAGACCGCTATGTTGTCGAAACCGCGTACTCTGGCGAAGAAGCCTTAGAAGCGTTTGATGCGACTGTCGATATCGTCCTTCTGGATCGGATGATGCCTGGGTTATCCGGCGGAGAGGTTCTTACGCGACTCAGACAATATGAGTCGAACTGCCAGGTGGTTATCGTCTCTGCGGTGACACCGGACTTCGATATCGTCAAAATGGGATTCGATGCGTATCTCGAAAAGCCCGTTGAAGCTGACGACCTCGAAGACGTTATCTCCCAGATGCTCACTCGAGCCGAGTACAACGAAGATCTGCAAGAGCTGTTCTCGCTGATAGAACGCCAATCGACCCTGGAAGCGGTCATGGACGCAGATACCCTCGAAACGAGCCCGAAATACCAGGCACTCACGGACCAAATCACAGAACTCGAGGATAAAGTCGAACGGTACCTCCAGAACCTGCCAGACAGGGATTTTCGAGTGGCTATCGAGCGTCTGCAACGAACAGCAGCAGAGCGCAGGGAACAACAGCAGTACCAGTCCCTCACTGAAGACGTATTAGACACATCACAGGAAGGGGTCATTGTAATTGACCGTGATGGACAAGTGGTGTGGGCAAACGAAACTACCGAAGAATTACTCGGAGTTGATAGAGACGATATCCAAGGGTCTGACTACAGTCGAATTGCTTCTGAATCGTACCAGGAATATCCCTCAGGTGAGCAAACACTGTCTGACCTCGTAACTCATTCTCTAGAGAACATGAATTCCGAAGTCGAAGCCATCGTCCGTATCCCTGAGACGGCTTCGAAAGAGCAGCAGTGGTTGGAGTACTGGAGCGGGCCGATTCAAACTGGTCTTTATGCAGGCGGGCGGATTGAACACTACCACAATATTACAGAGAGGTACGCGTATGAACAACAGCTTGAGGATCTGCATGCGGTTTCCCGCGATCTAATGACAGCGGACTCGGAACGTAGCATCGGCGAGACCGTGACAACTGCCGCAGTCGGGGAACTCGGATTCGAGTTTGCCGCGATATATACACGAGAAGAGCACACAGGACGCTTGGTCCCACTAGCACACGCATCCACGGAAGATGTTATTGAAATTGACCTTCCCACTATCTCTGAAGGAGACACACCAGTCTGGACAGCCTACGTGACTCGAACAGAACAGTTGAGTCCCGAAGACGAAGACGTTACAGATACCCAGTCAAGCCAGTGGTTGACAGAGGAGTTCTCGTCGTGGCGTCTCTACTCACTAGAATCAGAGGGGGTTCTGTTGGTGGGTATGACCACGACGCCAGAGATCCCCTCGAGAAAGAACAAATTGGCAAAAACGTTAGCAGCGAACGCAGCAAGCGCATTCGAACGAACAGCACAAGAGGCGGCCCTTCGGGAACGCGACCAGCGGTTAAACGAGCAAAACGAACGGCTGACACGACTGGATCGCATCAACACACTGATACGGTCGATAAGTGCCACGGTTATCAGTGCAAATACACGAGAAGAACTGGAGCAGGAGGTCTGTAATGCTTTAGCTCATCTGAATCTGATTAGCGGGGCGTGGATAGGTAAAAAAGATATTAATACGAATACGATCGAGGTCAGAGCCAAAACGGAGTCGCTCACATATCAAAACGTGGGAGCGGACGACGGTCCAGCAGATGACAATACCCAACGGAGTAACTCTACATTGCCACCTGCTGAACGGGCATACAGGATTGAAGATTCGGTCGTGGAGAGCGACTTAATGACCGCTCGCTCCGAAACGGAGTGGGAACAAGACGCACTGAAAAATGGCACCAACTCGATTGTGGCTGTACCACTACAGAGCGAGGCTTCGAGCCTTGGCGTATTAGAAGTCCACTCCAAACTGCCAAACGCCTTCGCTGAAGAAGAGGTGACAGCCCTCACAGAACTCGGTCAGATAATAGGTCACGGGATATCAGCACTCCGGCAAAAAGCGGCGCTCCTATCCGGTGGGGGCACACTCCTCGAGATCCAGTTTGAGGACGATACTGGCCTCACAACCCTTGTTTCGGATATGGAGACTGATCTCGAAGTGTTGAATGTAGTGACTGAGAGTCCACATCACCTCCTGTTCGCGCGAGTGACCGGTGAAAACGTTACTCCCGAGGCGTTCGAAGCTGCTGGTTTCGATCCAGAGACGGTCATTTTGAGCGACTCTCGAAATGGTATCTACTGTAAAGTCCCGGTGCGGAACAGCAGCTTTTGCGAGAAACTGACCGACCAAGGAGTTGCGATAAATCAAATCACAAACGCTTCCGAGTCCAACGAGATCGTGGTTTCAGTAACCGTGCCATTCACCGTCGACGTCGGGGAATATCTGAGTTCACTCCGGGAAGACTACAGCGATCTCACCCTGTTATCCAAACTGGATAGTGAGCGAGGAGAAACTAATACCTCTCTCTCAGCACGTCTTGATGGAGCTCTTACCGCCCGGCAAGAAGAAGTCTTACAGACGGCGCTCTACGCAGGATATTTTAATTGGCCGCGGGATGCAGATTCGACGTCGATTGCCAAGACTCTCGATATCGCACAGTCAACGTTCAACCAGCATCTTCGAGCTGCTGAGTCTAATCTGCTGACGACTCTCTATCAGGATTCAACCGAGCCGTGA